One stretch of Brevibacillus laterosporus DNA includes these proteins:
- a CDS encoding bifunctional DNA-formamidopyrimidine glycosylase/DNA-(apurinic or apyrimidinic site) lyase, whose product MPELPEMEHYRSMLNRYMLDKPIRHVEVTREKTINCPVATFQQALLNQTITTVQRRGKHLLFHLNNNQVLLLHLMLSGFMYWGSDSDNLDRTAQVTLTFDQNKLFFHGLRLGYLHVCKESEVEQKLAKLGPEPLMPLFTADVLAKLLQKKRTVLKTALTDQHVIAGIGNCYSDEICFQARQLPLKNCQELSTADIQALTQAFREVLTRALQLGGYMEYRFYKDDRLTGGYNQHCLVYDRPQEPCLRCQTPIVMTRLSSRKVFYCPTCQL is encoded by the coding sequence ATGCCAGAACTTCCAGAGATGGAGCACTATCGGAGCATGTTAAATCGCTACATGTTAGATAAACCAATTCGACATGTTGAGGTCACGAGAGAGAAAACCATTAATTGCCCTGTCGCTACCTTCCAACAAGCGTTATTGAATCAAACCATTACTACTGTACAGCGTCGTGGCAAACATCTATTATTCCATCTGAACAACAATCAGGTTCTCCTGCTCCACCTCATGTTATCAGGATTTATGTACTGGGGTAGCGATTCTGACAACTTGGACAGGACAGCCCAAGTTACACTCACCTTTGATCAAAACAAACTTTTTTTCCATGGCTTACGACTTGGATATTTACACGTTTGCAAAGAATCAGAAGTAGAACAAAAACTCGCTAAGCTTGGTCCAGAGCCACTGATGCCATTATTTACAGCAGATGTCTTAGCCAAGCTGCTGCAAAAGAAACGAACTGTGTTAAAAACAGCTCTCACGGATCAACATGTCATTGCTGGCATTGGTAATTGTTACTCTGATGAAATCTGTTTTCAAGCTAGACAGCTTCCCCTAAAGAATTGTCAGGAGCTGTCGACAGCAGATATTCAAGCGTTAACTCAAGCCTTTCGTGAAGTATTGACACGAGCCTTACAACTTGGTGGGTATATGGAATACCGCTTTTATAAGGACGACCGCCTAACAGGGGGATACAATCAGCATTGCTTGGTCTATGACCGCCCCCAAGAGCCTTGTTTACGTTGTCAAACACCTATCGTCATGACCCGATTGTCTTCCCGAAAAGTGTTTTATTGCCCTACCTGTCAACTATAG
- a CDS encoding iron-siderophore ABC transporter substrate-binding protein — MKISEMVHQSRFMKVIAPILLLMMLVVGCGQQQNATTEAKPSDAKQEGTAYTVKHAMGEAKLKGNPQRVVVLTREGTEAVLELGVKPIGAVQSWDKKDQPFYDHIKADMEGVKEVGDELQPNIEAIAALQPDLILGVKMRHEKIYDQLSAIAPTVLAETLRGEWKNNFNLYAEALNKKAEGEKIVAAFDKKVVDLRAKAGDKLKTEVSLVRFMPGKTRIYYSQTFAGMLLNEVGFARPKAQQKDDFAAEITKERMPELDGDILFYYTYNKGANDDSGSKLEQEWINDPLWKNLSVAKNNKVFKVDDVIWNIAGGVRAANMLLDEFDKYLVEGKS, encoded by the coding sequence ATGAAAATTTCAGAAATGGTGCACCAATCACGTTTCATGAAGGTTATTGCGCCTATTTTGCTACTTATGATGCTTGTTGTAGGATGCGGCCAACAGCAAAACGCTACAACTGAAGCTAAGCCTAGTGATGCAAAACAAGAGGGTACAGCTTATACCGTGAAACATGCAATGGGAGAAGCTAAACTGAAAGGAAATCCACAACGTGTGGTAGTTTTGACGCGTGAAGGAACAGAAGCTGTTCTAGAATTAGGCGTTAAACCAATTGGCGCCGTACAATCTTGGGATAAAAAAGACCAACCTTTCTATGATCATATTAAAGCAGATATGGAAGGCGTAAAAGAAGTCGGTGATGAACTACAGCCTAACATTGAGGCAATCGCGGCTCTGCAACCAGATCTGATTCTTGGTGTAAAGATGCGTCATGAAAAGATTTATGATCAACTAAGTGCCATTGCTCCTACTGTCTTGGCGGAAACATTGCGCGGAGAATGGAAAAACAACTTTAATTTGTATGCAGAAGCTTTGAATAAGAAAGCGGAAGGCGAAAAAATAGTTGCCGCTTTTGATAAAAAAGTGGTTGATCTCCGTGCGAAAGCTGGGGATAAATTAAAAACGGAAGTATCCTTGGTACGTTTTATGCCTGGTAAAACTCGAATCTACTACAGTCAAACCTTTGCAGGAATGTTGCTGAATGAGGTAGGGTTTGCTCGACCAAAAGCACAACAAAAGGATGATTTTGCAGCGGAAATTACCAAAGAGCGCATGCCTGAATTGGATGGCGACATCTTGTTCTACTACACATACAATAAAGGCGCAAATGACGATAGTGGAAGCAAGCTAGAGCAAGAATGGATAAACGATCCGTTATGGAAGAACCTTAGTGTAGCAAAGAACAACAAAGTATTTAAAGTAGACGATGTCATCTGGAATATAGCAGGTGGTGTACGTGCAGCCAACATGCTTTTGGATGAATTTGATAAGTATTTGGTAGAGGGTAAATCATAA
- a CDS encoding iron ABC transporter permease, with amino-acid sequence MEKGILERPLAKASGLLLGLLLLLACMLVSVVYGVINTDWHTMIEAYTNFNGSNEHIVIRETRVPRSIIAVAIGINLGIAGSILQALTRNPIGDVGIFGINGAASFAIVCSVGFFGANSMHALTWAGFTGALLGGIAVYILGSIGRDGMTPLKMTLAGAALTALFSSFTNGILVTNEQALEEVLFWLAGSVADRKLSYLIEVLPFMIAAWILALLLAPAINTFMLGEDVAKGLGQRTLLLKLGMGFVVIILSGCSVAVAGPIGFVGLFTPHLARDLTGNDMKWTILYSGLFGGILLVISDILARAIAMPQELPIGVMTALFGAPFFIYVIRKGMLRS; translated from the coding sequence ATGGAAAAGGGCATCTTAGAACGGCCTCTTGCCAAAGCATCAGGTCTGCTACTTGGATTGTTATTATTGCTGGCTTGTATGCTGGTCAGTGTCGTATATGGTGTTATCAACACTGATTGGCACACCATGATAGAAGCTTATACAAATTTTAACGGAAGTAATGAACACATTGTTATCCGTGAAACGCGGGTACCGCGTAGTATTATTGCGGTAGCCATAGGGATTAATTTAGGGATTGCAGGCTCTATTCTGCAAGCGTTGACACGTAATCCAATTGGAGATGTAGGCATTTTTGGAATAAATGGTGCCGCCTCTTTTGCTATTGTTTGTTCTGTTGGATTCTTCGGAGCGAACTCCATGCATGCCCTAACATGGGCTGGTTTTACGGGAGCCCTGTTAGGGGGGATTGCCGTTTATATCTTAGGCTCTATTGGGCGTGATGGAATGACTCCCTTAAAAATGACACTGGCAGGTGCCGCATTAACAGCTCTTTTTTCTTCCTTTACAAACGGTATATTAGTTACAAATGAACAAGCTTTAGAAGAAGTATTATTTTGGTTAGCAGGCTCTGTAGCCGATCGTAAGCTCTCTTATCTAATTGAAGTGTTGCCTTTTATGATCGCAGCCTGGATTTTAGCTCTGTTGCTAGCCCCAGCGATTAATACGTTCATGCTAGGAGAAGACGTGGCAAAAGGATTAGGCCAACGAACACTTTTGTTAAAACTTGGAATGGGATTCGTTGTCATTATTTTATCAGGATGTTCAGTAGCTGTGGCAGGACCAATAGGCTTCGTCGGTCTTTTCACGCCACATTTAGCACGCGATCTTACCGGGAATGATATGAAGTGGACAATATTGTACAGCGGGTTATTTGGAGGAATTTTACTTGTCATCTCTGATATTTTAGCGAGAGCAATAGCTATGCCTCAAGAACTACCGATTGGTGTTATGACTGCTTTATTTGGAGCCCCCTTCTTCATTTACGTCATTCGAAAGGGGATGCTTCGTTCATGA
- a CDS encoding iron ABC transporter permease, whose product MSKPLVFRLKKLNISYLMEKRVLWVVLTILSLTFMALVCSVGVGEYPISPWNVIKVFLGLGSGQENLIVMKFRMPRILTGMLVGMGLGVSGAILQSIIRNPLASPDIIGITSGASVAAVVFIVLFETASIFWLPLFAILGAGLAGLLIYVLAWKKGVTPVRLVLIGVGVKEILAALTTLLTVASPLYLTPKAKIWLTGSVYGTSWDTVSMLAPWIAFFMLLAFIYGRSVNLLQLGDDVAQGAGSAVEKHRLILLFFSVALAGASVAIGGAISFVGLLAPHIAKKVVGPVFGALLPASALLGAVIVLVSDLLARTAFAPLDLPAGIFTSIIGAPFFIFLLVKNRNK is encoded by the coding sequence ATGAGTAAACCACTTGTATTTCGTCTTAAAAAACTGAACATTTCCTATTTAATGGAAAAACGTGTGCTTTGGGTTGTTCTAACTATTTTGTCCCTAACTTTTATGGCGCTGGTATGTAGCGTAGGAGTTGGTGAATATCCGATATCTCCATGGAATGTGATTAAAGTCTTTCTTGGATTAGGTAGTGGTCAAGAAAATTTGATTGTTATGAAATTCCGCATGCCCCGCATTTTGACGGGAATGCTAGTTGGAATGGGGCTTGGTGTGTCAGGAGCTATCCTTCAAAGCATCATTCGCAATCCACTCGCTTCTCCAGATATCATTGGTATCACCAGTGGGGCTAGTGTAGCGGCAGTCGTATTTATTGTTTTATTTGAGACCGCTAGTATTTTCTGGCTTCCTTTGTTTGCTATTTTAGGTGCTGGTCTCGCAGGCTTACTAATCTATGTATTAGCTTGGAAAAAAGGGGTAACTCCCGTACGGTTAGTACTGATAGGGGTTGGTGTAAAAGAGATTCTGGCTGCTCTTACCACCTTACTAACCGTGGCTAGTCCACTATATCTAACGCCTAAGGCAAAAATTTGGCTAACAGGTAGTGTTTATGGAACGTCATGGGATACAGTATCCATGTTAGCTCCTTGGATCGCTTTCTTTATGTTACTCGCATTCATATATGGTCGTAGCGTCAACCTACTGCAATTAGGGGATGATGTGGCTCAGGGGGCTGGTTCTGCTGTTGAAAAACATCGTCTCATTCTGTTGTTCTTTTCCGTGGCATTGGCAGGCGCTTCTGTAGCCATTGGTGGCGCGATCAGCTTTGTTGGACTCTTAGCCCCTCATATCGCCAAAAAGGTAGTAGGGCCCGTTTTTGGAGCTTTATTGCCTGCATCTGCATTGTTGGGTGCCGTTATCGTCTTAGTCTCTGATCTCTTGGCTCGTACTGCTTTTGCGCCGCTTGATCTACCTGCGGGAATTTTTACCTCCATCATTGGAGCGCCGTTCTTTATATTTCTATTGGTTAAAAATCGGAATAAGTAA